Part of the Zea mays cultivar B73 chromosome 4, Zm-B73-REFERENCE-NAM-5.0, whole genome shotgun sequence genome is shown below.
CTGGTTTGGGAAATACCCTTATGACTTACAACCTTAGGCCTGTCATTGAAGAAATTCAAAGGTCTGCGGAGGATAGTGGTGACAGACGAAATTTGAAGATGTGCTTGGGGATGCTAAAGTCCATGAGAAATCGTTGTGATCAGAATTTTGTTGCTTATAGAAAGGTATGCCTTCAACAACCTATTAACTCAGGGTCATTTCTTGTGTCTTTTTGACACGTTTGGTGCATCTTTTCCAGGGTCTTGGTGTTGTTTGCAACAAAAAAGGTGGATTCGGTGTAGATGACTTTGTTGTTGAATTCTTTGGGGAGGTATGCCTTAGTTTTTAATATTCATCCATTCTACTCCTAGATCGAGTGGCAGTAGTATAGCCATGAATATGTTGATTTATAAACTTTACAGGTTTACCCTTCTTGGAGATGGTATGAAAAGCAAGATGGTATTAAACATATACAAAACAACAGTGAAGATCAAGCTCCTGAGTTTTACAACATTATGTTAGAAAGGCCAAAGGTTTTGTTGAGTCTCTGATTTTAATGAGATCTAACTTGTAACTGGTCATTTCAATTCATGGTCTTTTTATCCTATTAACATTTTAGTTC
Proteins encoded:
- the LOC103655280 gene encoding histone-lysine N-methyltransferase ATXR3 translates to MQLLLNALKKQVRHFTGLGNTLMTYNLRPVIEEIQRSAEDSGDRRNLKMCLGMLKSMRNRCDQNFVAYRKGLGVVCNKKGGFGVDDFVVEFFGEVYPSWRWYEKQDGIKHIQNNSEDQAPEFYNIMLERPKVLLSL